From Dehalococcoidia bacterium, a single genomic window includes:
- a CDS encoding Uma2 family endonuclease — MVTAAKKKLFTVDEYYEMARVGILTETDRVELIEGEVVELFPNGSRHQALVDQLAHLFLNAVGDHACVRIHGPLRLANITEPQPDVQLLTPRDDFYVDGHPTPLDALLVVEVADTSLAYDRNDKAVVYSIRGIPELWVLDVDKPRLFVMREPAELGYRVVMELEAGDVISPLALPDLSFAVSDLLSPLL, encoded by the coding sequence ATGGTAACCGCAGCAAAGAAAAAGCTCTTCACCGTCGATGAGTACTACGAGATGGCTCGCGTCGGGATTCTGACTGAGACCGACCGTGTCGAGTTGATCGAGGGCGAAGTTGTAGAGCTATTCCCCAATGGAAGTCGGCACCAGGCACTTGTCGATCAACTCGCCCATCTCTTCCTCAACGCCGTTGGCGATCACGCCTGCGTTCGCATACATGGCCCATTGCGCCTGGCCAACATAACTGAACCACAGCCCGATGTTCAGTTGCTGACACCGCGGGACGACTTTTACGTTGACGGTCACCCGACGCCACTAGACGCGCTACTGGTGGTGGAAGTAGCCGACACGTCGCTGGCCTACGACCGTAACGACAAGGCAGTGGTTTACTCCATACGCGGCATACCGGAACTCTGGGTGCTCGACGTGGACAAGCCAAGGCTCTTCGTGATGCGGGAGCCGGCTGAGCTAGGCTATCGGGTTGTTATGGAGCTTGAGGCGGGCGACGTGATATCGCCGCTGGCCCTGCCGGACCTGTCTTTCGCCGTATCAGACCTGCTCAGTCCACTGCTCTAG
- a CDS encoding phospholipase D family protein, translated as MNNQPHFAFDDPDSYTRDRGLDVVIAHAERVRPFDMEMFAGFSTMRALTYTPSIPMIVGLLRDHDYEEFECIFGHNGMLTRDAVDIMSFQSVIDERLNRGFVAVKGMSDERREVIYNRAADGTARFYVVKDAIAHAKIYLLERDDLRRVIVGSANLSETAFSGRQAETLVVFDNDEIAWDHYSSQYKAVRDIATSRVELRVKPVPAELIPIDQTPVLKEAETSPNGVTVYVPAERDEEIEYSIPKVLQQVEHIKPVRRRALADVRPNDRGFVRFVPNIVRQMTRIAISSQEDEGPKTYLSRDGGRFNLSGNDMSLEIDSTEVRSDVEAWLEFFGNYANGFVGDVPRLQRDYFTFMCWFFFSPLMCDVRNAALRQNVFSFDQPMFAVIYGQSNCGKSSLIETLMRSMFSYPRIVDTQSFTRSNLRGLQQAYRRFPVVFDDVTRDRFSRHAPEIIKDENIQFQEYPCFALSMNAEARNFPSEIVKRCLMIYTRTSLPGDDPLTRRKLLLSVAGVRERLTTSLYRHYLARVVDELKRETNSGAEETDVLQLSSAVLCEIFSESLPSGASLPDWCAPMTLAEYQTRAFERPRMVLGTLLHPDKYTGDRRPEIGSWTISGELVLVSVDSFASRRTRDEIPDWILDDTSTVAGQIGMRRESLEDFLGYNLSHTVGWRRFLPFG; from the coding sequence TTGAATAATCAACCTCACTTTGCATTCGACGATCCTGACTCCTACACGAGGGACAGGGGACTCGACGTAGTAATCGCCCACGCTGAGAGAGTCCGCCCCTTCGACATGGAAATGTTCGCCGGATTCTCCACTATGCGTGCGCTTACTTACACGCCTAGCATTCCGATGATTGTCGGACTACTCCGCGACCATGACTACGAGGAGTTCGAGTGTATCTTCGGGCACAACGGAATGTTGACGAGGGACGCTGTCGATATCATGTCGTTCCAGTCAGTAATCGACGAAAGACTGAATCGCGGCTTCGTCGCCGTGAAGGGCATGTCCGACGAACGGCGCGAGGTCATCTACAATCGCGCGGCTGACGGCACGGCACGCTTTTACGTGGTCAAGGACGCAATTGCTCACGCGAAGATTTATCTTCTTGAGCGGGACGACCTGAGGCGTGTCATCGTGGGTTCTGCCAACCTTTCGGAAACTGCGTTTTCTGGCAGACAGGCTGAAACACTGGTCGTCTTCGATAACGACGAGATTGCATGGGACCACTACTCCAGCCAATACAAGGCTGTGCGAGACATCGCGACTAGCCGGGTTGAGCTTCGAGTCAAGCCCGTGCCTGCCGAGTTGATTCCGATTGATCAGACGCCGGTTCTAAAGGAGGCTGAAACGAGTCCTAATGGTGTGACGGTCTACGTTCCAGCCGAACGTGACGAAGAGATCGAATATAGCATCCCGAAGGTGCTGCAGCAGGTGGAGCACATCAAACCCGTACGTCGCAGGGCACTGGCTGATGTCCGGCCCAATGACAGAGGTTTCGTCAGATTTGTACCCAACATCGTAAGACAGATGACCCGCATCGCCATCTCATCTCAAGAGGATGAGGGGCCGAAGACATATCTCTCCCGCGACGGAGGCAGGTTCAACCTCTCGGGGAACGACATGAGCCTGGAAATAGATTCCACTGAAGTGCGCAGTGATGTTGAGGCGTGGCTGGAATTCTTCGGCAACTACGCCAACGGATTTGTAGGAGATGTTCCCCGCCTCCAGCGTGACTACTTCACGTTCATGTGCTGGTTCTTCTTTTCGCCACTCATGTGCGACGTGCGCAACGCCGCCCTACGTCAGAATGTGTTCAGCTTCGACCAACCCATGTTCGCTGTGATCTACGGGCAGAGCAACTGTGGGAAGTCCAGCCTGATTGAGACTCTGATGAGGTCGATGTTCTCGTACCCGCGAATAGTCGATACACAGTCCTTTACCCGGAGCAACTTGAGAGGACTGCAGCAGGCCTATCGGAGATTTCCAGTCGTTTTCGACGACGTTACTCGAGACCGCTTTAGCCGTCATGCTCCGGAGATCATCAAGGACGAGAACATCCAGTTTCAGGAATATCCCTGCTTCGCTCTGTCGATGAATGCTGAGGCACGCAATTTTCCGTCGGAGATAGTGAAGCGTTGCCTGATGATTTACACGCGGACATCTCTCCCGGGCGACGATCCCCTTACGCGCCGCAAACTGCTGCTTTCAGTTGCGGGAGTACGTGAAAGGCTGACGACTTCGCTGTACCGGCACTACCTGGCCCGTGTAGTGGACGAACTGAAGCGCGAGACCAACTCGGGGGCAGAAGAGACTGACGTCCTACAGTTGTCCTCAGCCGTTCTTTGCGAGATCTTCAGTGAAAGTCTTCCGAGCGGAGCGTCACTTCCAGATTGGTGCGCACCTATGACACTTGCTGAATACCAGACTCGTGCGTTTGAGCGTCCCAGGATGGTGCTGGGTACACTTCTACATCCCGACAAGTACACCGGGGATCGCCGACCCGAAATCGGAAGCTGGACTATTTCCGGCGAACTTGTTCTTGTATCGGTCGACTCTTTCGCATCCAGAAGGACGAGGGATGAGATCCCCGACTGGATACTCGACGACACTTCGACCGTCGCAGGACAGATCGGGATGAGACGCGAGTCTCTCGAAGACTTCTTGGGGTACAATCTGTCACACACCGTTGGGTGGAGAAGATTCCTGCCATTCGGCTGA
- a CDS encoding YHS domain-containing protein — MRIPLFNRSGSDRATDPVCDMQVDVRKPSGGSYDYNGETYFFCGPGCNRAFQKEPEAYLSGEKKIQM, encoded by the coding sequence ATGAGAATTCCCCTGTTCAACAGAAGCGGCTCCGACCGCGCCACCGACCCCGTCTGCGACATGCAGGTCGACGTACGCAAGCCCTCCGGCGGCAGCTACGACTACAACGGCGAGACCTACTTCTTCTGCGGCCCAGGCTGCAACCGCGCGTTCCAGAAAGAGCCAGAAGCCTACCTCTCCGGCGAAAAAAAAATCCAGATGTGA
- a CDS encoding copper-translocating P-type ATPase encodes MSAPPASQISLQVTGMTCAACVSHVSDALISVDGVEDVAVNLATEKATMSLREPMQSGNGSLSLDVLSDALEDAGYGVATRKVTLGIDGMTCAACVSHVESALTSVQGVESASVNLATERATVEYVQGVTGIADLRHAVEDSGYSATAIGDGEYEEDSTPGRLRALRIKFVFSLAVAAVVMALMALPNAHDLLPFRMDFLLFALATPVQIWAGWSFYTSAWSAARHLTSNMNTLIAVGTSVAYTYSTVVTFFWDSSFFEGRATDTYFDTSTAIIGIVLLGRFMEARAKRRASNAIQALMGLQPRTARVIRSTAPLSLEGEGEYSDDQYVDIPIEDIIVGEKIIVRPGERIPVDGVVDTGTSSVDESMLTGESAPISKQPGDDVFGATVNGRGSLVFTATRVGRDTMLSSIIRLVEEAQGSRAPIQRLADLISAYFVPAVIGVAALVFLVWLAFGPEPSYVTAILTAVAVLIIACPCAMGLATPTAIMVGTGKGAENGVLIRSAESLERAHAVDVVVLDKTGTITRGRPAVTAIHAGNVSDDRLMALAASVESRSEHTLGQAILDLAQERGLPLHDSDDFSAIPGAGVTGTVDGVRVSIGNRVLMVDLGISTDSVDEVAADLAARGATPVFVGLDGVVEGVIGIEDALKPESAVAVAALRDRDIEVVMLTGDNVRTANAVASAVGIERVIAEVLPSEKAERVEEIMAEGKTVAMVGDGINDAPALAQADIGIAIGTGTDVAIEAADITLVGDDLLGVPAAIELSRATMRVIRQNLFWAFAYNVALIPIAAGVLYPLFAGAGVPDALRPILGDHGFLNPIMAAGAMALSSVTVVSNSLRLKRFRPSS; translated from the coding sequence TTGTCGGCACCCCCTGCTTCTCAGATTTCTCTCCAGGTCACCGGGATGACCTGCGCCGCGTGTGTCTCCCATGTTTCAGATGCACTGATTTCGGTCGACGGAGTGGAAGACGTGGCAGTGAATCTCGCCACGGAGAAGGCGACGATGTCGCTCCGTGAGCCCATGCAATCTGGCAACGGGTCCCTCAGCCTGGACGTCCTGAGCGACGCGCTCGAAGACGCTGGATACGGCGTCGCTACTCGCAAGGTAACCCTCGGCATCGACGGTATGACGTGCGCGGCCTGCGTGTCCCACGTCGAGAGCGCTCTGACCAGTGTGCAGGGAGTCGAGTCTGCATCCGTCAACCTTGCAACCGAGAGGGCCACCGTTGAGTACGTCCAGGGCGTGACCGGAATAGCCGACCTGCGCCACGCCGTCGAGGACTCCGGTTACTCCGCCACTGCGATTGGCGACGGGGAGTACGAGGAAGACTCCACTCCAGGCCGCCTGAGGGCTCTGAGGATCAAGTTCGTATTCAGCCTGGCAGTTGCCGCAGTCGTCATGGCGCTCATGGCACTGCCGAACGCGCATGACCTTCTTCCATTCAGGATGGACTTCCTCCTGTTCGCCCTGGCGACGCCGGTCCAGATTTGGGCAGGCTGGAGCTTCTACACCTCGGCTTGGAGCGCGGCCCGGCACCTCACGTCGAACATGAACACGCTTATCGCAGTGGGCACGTCGGTCGCCTACACGTACAGCACAGTTGTCACGTTCTTTTGGGACTCGTCGTTCTTCGAGGGACGCGCCACAGATACCTACTTTGACACGTCCACTGCAATCATCGGCATCGTACTGCTGGGCAGGTTCATGGAGGCCAGGGCGAAACGCAGGGCCTCCAACGCGATCCAGGCCCTGATGGGACTTCAACCCCGCACCGCGAGGGTCATCAGATCGACGGCCCCTCTCTCCCTTGAGGGAGAGGGTGAATACTCCGACGACCAGTATGTTGACATCCCCATTGAAGACATTATTGTCGGGGAGAAGATAATCGTCCGTCCGGGCGAGCGGATTCCGGTGGATGGCGTCGTCGACACGGGTACCTCATCCGTAGACGAGTCGATGCTGACCGGAGAGAGCGCTCCCATATCCAAGCAGCCCGGAGACGACGTTTTTGGCGCAACCGTGAACGGGCGCGGCAGCCTGGTCTTCACGGCGACCCGTGTTGGCCGTGACACCATGCTTTCCAGCATCATCAGGCTCGTCGAAGAGGCGCAGGGTTCCCGTGCGCCCATTCAACGACTGGCCGACCTCATTTCGGCGTACTTCGTACCTGCTGTCATCGGGGTGGCGGCCCTAGTGTTCCTGGTCTGGCTCGCGTTTGGCCCAGAGCCCAGCTACGTCACAGCCATCCTCACGGCGGTCGCTGTGCTGATAATCGCCTGCCCCTGTGCGATGGGACTCGCCACTCCGACCGCCATCATGGTCGGCACGGGCAAGGGCGCAGAGAACGGCGTGCTGATACGCAGCGCAGAGTCGCTTGAACGCGCTCACGCCGTCGATGTCGTAGTGCTAGACAAGACCGGCACCATCACCAGGGGCCGACCAGCCGTTACGGCTATCCATGCCGGCAATGTCAGTGATGACCGTCTGATGGCACTAGCCGCGTCAGTGGAGAGTCGCTCCGAGCACACTCTTGGTCAGGCCATATTAGATCTCGCGCAGGAACGCGGACTCCCGCTTCACGACTCCGATGACTTCTCTGCAATCCCAGGCGCGGGCGTCACAGGTACAGTCGACGGCGTCAGAGTCTCCATTGGCAACCGTGTCCTGATGGTTGACCTGGGGATTTCGACCGATAGCGTGGATGAGGTCGCTGCTGACCTCGCCGCCCGCGGCGCCACTCCGGTGTTCGTAGGACTGGACGGCGTCGTAGAGGGAGTCATCGGCATCGAGGATGCACTGAAGCCCGAGTCGGCCGTCGCTGTCGCTGCGCTGCGTGACAGGGACATCGAAGTGGTAATGCTGACCGGGGACAACGTCCGTACTGCCAATGCCGTCGCGTCCGCAGTCGGCATCGAGAGAGTGATCGCCGAGGTACTGCCGTCTGAGAAGGCTGAAAGAGTCGAAGAGATAATGGCCGAGGGCAAGACAGTCGCGATGGTCGGAGACGGCATCAACGACGCCCCCGCGCTCGCTCAGGCCGACATCGGCATAGCTATAGGCACGGGTACTGACGTCGCAATAGAGGCCGCAGACATAACGCTCGTGGGAGACGACCTGCTGGGCGTGCCCGCTGCCATAGAACTCAGCCGCGCCACCATGCGGGTAATCAGACAGAACTTGTTCTGGGCGTTCGCATACAACGTAGCGCTCATCCCGATCGCAGCCGGAGTGCTGTACCCTCTGTTCGCCGGAGCGGGAGTGCCCGACGCGCTTCGTCCGATACTCGGAGACCACGGCTTCCTCAACCCGATCATGGCTGCCGGCGCCATGGCTCTAAGCTCAGTGACTGTCGTATCCAACTCGCTGCGTCTAAAGAGATTCAGACCGAGTTCCTGA
- the lexA gene encoding transcriptional repressor LexA: protein MKNRLSQRQQRILEYIQTFMGEHQYPPTVRDIQNGCEVSSTSVVDYNLHKLQAMGYLRREPEVSRGIELIGEGLKGSKRDIQRVPIMGSIAAGEPLQIPDAPSYASESVDTVDLPPFLTKDRQDLFALRVKGTSMIDALVADGDLVLLEPAVDASDGEMVAAWINSKEETTLKRFYIEGDMVRLQPENVTMAPIMVPAKDVSVRGKVVGVVRTM, encoded by the coding sequence ATGAAGAACCGGCTCTCACAGCGACAACAGCGCATCCTTGAGTACATCCAGACGTTCATGGGCGAACACCAGTACCCGCCCACGGTGCGCGACATCCAGAATGGCTGTGAGGTCAGTTCGACCTCAGTAGTCGACTACAACCTCCACAAGCTCCAGGCGATGGGCTATCTGAGGCGCGAGCCTGAGGTATCGCGAGGCATCGAACTGATTGGAGAGGGCCTGAAGGGCTCGAAGCGCGATATCCAGAGAGTCCCAATCATGGGCAGCATCGCTGCTGGTGAACCTCTGCAGATCCCGGACGCTCCATCGTATGCGTCCGAAAGCGTCGACACGGTAGACCTGCCCCCGTTCCTAACCAAAGACCGCCAGGACCTCTTCGCGCTAAGGGTCAAGGGCACGTCCATGATAGATGCCCTTGTGGCGGACGGAGACCTCGTACTGCTGGAGCCTGCCGTCGATGCCAGTGACGGTGAGATGGTCGCGGCATGGATCAACTCGAAAGAAGAGACCACGCTCAAGCGGTTCTACATTGAAGGCGACATGGTCCGCCTCCAGCCCGAAAACGTCACCATGGCCCCGATAATGGTGCCCGCCAAGGACGTGTCAGTCCGAGGCAAGGTCGTCGGGGTCGTACGCACCATGTAG